The Astyanax mexicanus isolate ESR-SI-001 chromosome 4, AstMex3_surface, whole genome shotgun sequence genome segment ccaggatatttaataaagaacagtgttaaactgctgaaagaggtgaagcacaagccatccagaagaatctcctgaaaacgcagaaattgtttgctacatttcacagacagatggagccaagtcccgacatggagaaacatcagcactctgtcaagagttttactaaacagagtgatctcaaaaaccaccagcgcattcacacaggagagaaaccgtatcactgctcagactgtggaaagagttttactaaacagagtcatctcaaaagacaccaacgcattcacacaggagagaaaccgtatcactgtttcgactgtgggaagagttttactcaacagggtgatctcaaaatacaccagcgcattcacacaggagagaaaccgtattactgctcagactgtggaaagagttttactaaacagagtcatctcaaaagacaccagcgcattcacacaggagagaaaccgtatcactgtttcgactgtgggaagagttttactaaacagagtactctcaaaaaacaccagcgcattcacacaggagagaaaccgtatcactgctcagactgtgggaagagttttactaaacagagtcatctcaaaagacaccagcgcattcacacaggagagaaaccgtatcactgtttcgactgtgggaagagttttactaaacagagtactctcaaaagacaccagtgcattcacacaggagagaaaccgtattactgctccgattgtgggaagagttttactaaacagagtactctcaaaagacaccagcgcattcacacaggagagaaaccgtattactgctccgattgtgggaagagttttactgaacagagtagtctcaaatcacaccagcgcattcacacaggagagaaaccgtatcactgctcagactgtgggaagagttttaatcaacagagtactctcaaaatacaccagcgcattcacacaggagagaaaccgtatcactgctccgattgtgggaagagttttactaaacagagtagtctcaaaatacaccagcgcattcacacaggagagaaaccgtatcactgctcagactgtgggaagagttttactcaacagagtaatctcaaaatacaccagcgcattcacacaggagagaaaccgtatcactgctcagactgtgggaagagttttactgaacagagtactctcaaaatacaccaacgcattcacacaggagagaaaccatattactgtttcgactgtgggaagagttttactgaacagagtaatctcaaaatacaccagcgcattcacacaggagagaaaccgtatcactgctcagactgtgggaagagttttactaaacagagtactctcaaaatacaccagcgcattcacacaggagagaaaccatattactgtttcgactgtgggaagagttttactttacagagtgaacttatattacatcagtgcattcacaaaagatagaaaagtatcccatatctgttcctctgccataaaaaatgcaaaccttaaatctttcagacagccaaaaacacctcatcatgcacaaaatcttcactctgttacaagaacttcatttaaaaatggctttttacaggttcagaaaaatgaatcttatccagagatgatgtttactgaatttcatgctgtgtttttatgtatgtttgtatacctacattagttaatgcctgcagagctcttcaacacttagtgttgtgttttaagaagtttttacacacagaatcataaatggtaccactaacagcataaactaggaacatacatttttacagtttcttcagtgatatgctgaataaatagtaaagcgatgatgctagctcagagtaaaatcgtatattaaatctcagcattagctttagaactaataataaacaaaagtgaggattttatcattctgggacatttttaggtttaaaaattgaatatgctttgccataagtaggaaatgatcatttggtcaacttatgtcatttacagccttaacacattctcaattgtttacatataaaaactttctttattttttcctccactccacgtttgtagttggagcgagggctcttccagtgtttgctccagatgttagattagcattacttagtcttttaaaatttagatgtcgtagtttaaaggagtagagtattcttaggagtagagaatattcttagcttgcaacaaaaggccaacaaaatccttttcagagttaaaaaaaaaaaaaaacggtctagctgtagtttccatactgaaagcaacactcagcaggctatgcagcagtaagactgcaggatccttgattccctctactgcacatgtgtcaaacacaaggcccgcgggccaaatgtggccacatccaagcgagagcttgtaagatcttagtgtctataataaataggtcagaagcgttctttgaccaaaaactacatttcccacaatgcttgtcgattgtattacccgcgaagttacggcttactgccactacacggcagtgtagtcattgatgtggaaaccctgccggagggaaggcgtaacttcgcgggtggaattgagacatacaaacgtttatcccataatgtccagaaaaagagaagctgatgcagacggacggctgtgcttcaaggcgaaagaccggtatgccttttgtgttacgaagagtgttactgaccaaaataaacgcttgttaggagagaagttctgtgtaaatatttatacgacaatagctgacaaaatctgttttaatgacgttaataaacatcactgtgacagcgctagtcacagtttcaccacagcaaaggaggaggacgtgaatcacttatctaaccagcctgtactgatttctgcccccaataaccctttcaataacctccaatagcctttaatagtcttcagtagccttcaacagtctaaccttgcagccgtggtgtgttctaaactccgtagttataaacatcctgaggttagcagcgcgctaactgacctgtttatagtgtaatccgagcagtgactccgtgacggctgcgctaaactgctgctgttagctgcttgggctgaaagatgaactgtagagagctgtattattcggttagtggggttaaaatctttattttctacacagaagaattttaaaaactgtaaaaacgctccagactgcctcagctgagccctgtagcccgtggctgggctgtagctctgactgagtaaagactgcgggcttgtgctgctgctgctgcagctccgactagtggttgtatgaggaactgctaaatctgaggaaatgctaaatctatcacatgttcttaacagctcacaatttttaattttatatttattaagccttatttcagtatcaaacgttttgatcaaagttaatgtaacttgtattttatgtcatttctattcacttgactagtttgattcttgattgatggagtttttggatttcataacatgacaaattaaaaggatttatgttaatagagcaacaagcaaacattttttccatgcaactgtaatatttgattgaataaatagtatattgagagttatttaacattaaggagtaattacattcattttatattacatttggttacattttattacatttataagttacatctggccctcagaggacagccaatatgccaatgtggccctcggccaaaatgagtttgacacccctgctctactggttttctcattggtctatggttcagtcagtctgattaaaaatctgcaagttaatctacagggatatttggttgtgttgtgttgctaaagttatatactctgttatcttttccttatttggtatcgttttgctaaagggttttttttatatctctaaaggtactaaaaatatctaatccatttactttattgattgttttatccagtaccagctattatcgttgttttacatcaccttatgtatttactcatattcatatctatgtgattcaataaaaggcttttatattgcaagatctgcaatcttatctattctttcaacttaagcatttagccaaaagcttttgtacacagccaaacatacattcaagcaaccactatatacattgccttgcaaaagtattcggcccccccttgaacttttcaaacttttgccacattttgggcttcaaacataaatatatgatttttttgtttgttttttgtgaagaattaacaagtgtgtaagaatacggaggagttttgccttacaatcttcattgttcattgattaaagggttaatctgtgtgtaactaaatcagcatttaacttaatcagtatgttattcaagcatttagcacgattcatgatgattcacattgtgacttagaatgtatgtatattgtgtccttgtgctcaaagcaaggccgtttttcttgcaacttagcatgattgattttttccagcagaaccatgagtttctgtacatgtaatctatagtctgataaggttggggtgaccgagttctcggctgacgtacaGGATGAaaaactgcttatcagtatcaggatccggggggtgtgaggagcctcctcacacatcattagactgaggccaggcgaatgcctgtttttattagactctgtctaggaagaagagtagagttgggcgggagagcttctcccgagagggactacagagccacaggtcctgttcacacagccgagaactctggaaaccccaacttttctcacctttggggttttcctcttattttcacctttttatttcaattcaatttttcaataatctttttactcaatttttgatgtatccaaaaaaactgttttgctcagaagattctttgaataaaatctgacggaactacaattttggactggatctccttttcttctttatgacgtatcatgccagatacatcataattcgaacagtagatcaataatctttcaatcgtgaagtggaacgaaatttattggatacacattatgttgagatactcagtattttgagaacattggtatttaacttgtgtgaaactgacaccaataaatccataactcctgctatttacttacttataagtagtttttctcagtagctcagtcgctgtgaagtgtggagaatagttttgcaatatattgattatcgctgaatcgcagttttgagatatcaccgttatcattaatttaccactttgctcgaaggtgctgaaaaaaacttgaaagtgggccttgaaagtgcttgaaaagtgcttgaattttaccttgtaaaaggtgtttgaaccctgtgtttaaaaaccccagcagcactgctgcacctgatctacatgtaccaacacaacacacacaaacacgtcaccacattagtgtcaatgcagttttaagaaatatttatcacgaaaataaagctctctggcgctgggaattaaatatacagggtaaaatttaggctaatcggatatgcaggtgaaaaaataaactgtgaaaaaatatgtgtgtgaatatgtgtatgtttatacctacaaatctcaatgttgtaaattgacataatatggaccattaaatgatggtaacaacctgaccgtttgacacttagctaatctgcataccagtaggagagagcagagatagactggctgtgtatgaaacggtaggcagctaccacaatccctcatgcctgagctgttcatatgttaacacccactaaatgattaaccctttacaagtattattatgaacttaaggaaaaagaatataaacagaattgcccttttttctattgtgagttaaatgaagtcactgctgcctattctaataagctaaccgtatgactagcttgacgagttctggggacatgtttacatgggatgtgtctgaaagatctgtggacaaaaagacattacttaaattaatgaaaagtattattacaaatgtaacaaaatgactttctgagctgaaaacaaaaaaaaaacaaacaaaaagaaaatatgttttataaaatttatagagatatcatatatatcctatacccagtttaaagacacatttgggacataccggggttggacaatgaaactgaaacacctgtctacagtcactcagtgttggatcttagttttacatgaaaataaatctatgccaggttttaccctgagctctggcttgctccaatttttttcctccttttttcctctctgtgtcacaaactcttctagttcctccctttacccaagtttgattttaggaagtcttttatgtacactctaaaaagaaacgtgtcaaaaatgactcagactgtgtcgaattttaacacattgtgcgagtgtgctcagagacgacacatgttgtgttgattctgacacatccagtgtgtaatccaattttacacactaaatgtgtccggctaatgaactcacaaatgtgtaattttttacacaacttgtgttgattatgcataatcaagataatgtatcaaatatgttaaaaaaaaagcatgaaacgaattaattcaattccatttttattatcatgcctatatatggttcaattttcttttggaattagcaatgaattaacattcacgtgtttgattttgaactgtaacaaacatgactgtttttacatttaaaatgttacagttTCGTTTGGTATAAGTAATAAATTAACTCgatgttttttagatattttaaatgtaaaaacatgcatgCTTGTGACTAATTCATTGTCTTCTGTGATAATgaacacctaaaaacaaaagtccaaacagtaaaggggtgtataaaacatagctcatataaaattagtcacaattgttcactgttctcacgtatttttagaaaacctgatgaatttaacattgaacatcagtacagaaataaaattccctttttataaaaacagaactacaaaacgtgaggctaaacaatttggaTCTTGGATTCAAGTACAGCTTGTCTGTGTTGTAAATGGCTAGTACATCAAGAGGCCTAACATCTGAAGCATCATCTAAGCTGATCATTTCATAGTCATTAGTTCGCTtgacatatgcataaaaatgctcATCAAAGTACTCAATTGAAAGAATGCAGATAAACATCAAAAAGGACTCAGCATCAGCCCGTGGTATGATGTGAATTAtctcaccaaacaaacattctccacagtgtttggttttaagtggcagcacaccacctgttctatatgttaggccaagtacagtatgtgaagtaacaaatagtgcacggtggtacatgttaactggtgatctctgtaaagatgcttagtaAATGATTTGATGATGTGGTAAGTCCTTGGACAACCATCCTGGCTGCAAATAAGAATGAAGTTCAGTCCCTTTGACAATGCATGTATTTCACGAAGATGCCAAATTAGCTTCTTTACTTCTGTGAATTGTGACTGTCGACATTCTGGACAAGTGTACATTATGCTGTGAATTGTGATGCTTTAACCTTCGAAATGAGCTTCAGTACCTTAGCTTTCCGGCTAGTTGAGAGAGGCATGTCATAGATGTGTTCAAAGAAGCAGAACACGGAGCTTAGCTGACATGGGATAGGCCAGGTTACACACCCAGTAGAGCTTAAATAGCTTGTCCACAGCAGATGTCAGTCCTTCTTCAAGGGGAACAGTGATTCGGTCACTCTTTCCAATGATGACATGTTGCTTTGCGGCAGCCCTCAGATTTCCAACACAGATTAGCTGGGGCTGGTGGGTCTGTGAAGGACAGACATCACAAAGAGAAGCAATGCTGCTTCCAGCCTAAAATGTAACcaaacaaaagaaaccaaaatTTGAGTTTAATCAGTTGTTACTGCAGTTAATAAGCATGTACACAATTACATACTTTCACACTTGATTAAACTAAATCAGCCACCTTCAATGTCctttatgatttatttgtttactaaaaaaggcaaaatgtatcttataataaaattattctagatagacagacaaatcgaTAGATGGACTTACTGGAACAAAATCAACAAGGAATGTTAATGCAAACTTCACTCAACATCGACTCATTGCGACTGGTGGCAGAAGATGTGTATGGACTACAAGCATAGTGTAACACTTCTCATCTGAAAAtgagacacagacacaaataaaataagattacacAGAGGCTGTAGCATTATATGTGAAATCTAATGAgagttatatttgaaaatatatacctTCATTCTGGTTTTCCATGTCCTTAAGAGATGCAAGATCACCTGTCTCCATGATGGCAATTGCCTTCAACTTGGGAATGATGGTAGCCTCCCATCTTCTTAAGAACAAATCTCCTTTTCCCTCAAACATTTTACCAAACTCTGTATCAagcttttaagaaacaaaaaaatgagacaCTTTAATTTAGGTACATAATACCAGCTATAACACACAAATTGCCAAACTGAgttccaaacaggccacagaccttttttcacttttatcataAATTAACTGACTGAGAAATTCATTTCACCTCCATGAGTGCACATGTTTTTCAGCTAAACGGTGTTATATAAtaacccttaacaatattatcaaGTTATTTACATTACACGTGGCATAAAACTGACAGTGAGCCCTAATGAAAAAGCAAAATGTAATGTACCTACCAGAGTTGGCATATCCAAGAAGTGTAGGTATTCCTCAAAGATTTCAGACAGGGAGGGGGAATGTTTGGCTATCCGTGATCTGCGCCAGGTGAAGGTTTTCTGCATTGCTGCTTTGATcgatgaaatgttgtctgtagaaggCCTGAGCCTTTTCATCAAGTTGATCCACTCACTTGTCCCACTACCATCTTCCTCCTCCTTGTCCGGATTAGGACCATCTTCACAGCGTCGTTTGTTTGACCTATAACGCCGCTGACCATCTTCTAGCTTTCGACGAACGTTTCGCAGTCTCATTTCCAAAAATCCAGAATGAGAATCTGGATCGTAAAAGTGCTCCTGgcataaaaaaaagtcaaaagcaTAACAGAAAAATCAGTAAGAGCAGCTACTGGTAAGataatgttgttaataaataagaataacatacatctctggaaaaaactatatattttcaaATGTTGTACTAAAGCTAAGAGAAATGTACCAAacaaatcacataaaaaatacaaataattacatGCCACTTCACTTTTTACTTTTGGCATTTAACTGCAGtacaaaattaagaaattaaaaaaaatggcatttacaAAAGATGCTAGGGACACTGTTGCGTTTGTTAGTCTTAagaattttaaaaaaattgtttcaaTATCTAGTTTTCAGATTTAATTTATGTACACAAATACACTaattgacatgaaaaaaaatatctgaagagcagttttattattatttaaatttgagcagATGCTTATCCTTACATAAGCTAACCACaatataaataacataacatGCATGAGCAAGAATCATGCCCAATTTTAAAAACAATCAATATGATTTTGTACAATCTACAACTGAGAACCAAAGCATGTACTTACAAATCCTTCCCCGTTTCCATCCACCTGGACTCTCAGGGAAGACAGCGATGATGTTCTTTGCTAGAGCCACTTTTTCAGTACTTGTTGGATAAGTAATTAATAGAAGAACAACAAAACCAACTCAAAACTTAAATATAAAGCATTTACTCTGCTGTACTTTAGCAGTGTTATACAAGCAACTATAatttgctgtaatttttttttttttttacttttcttgaaTATGTTAAAAAGGTGGTTTGTTTTACTCACAATCCATGCTTTTCCACCAGGTCAGATACACGTAATTTAACAAGCTTTATTCTTGCTTTTTCTGTCACAGTGCCTTTGGTTTTGAGTTCATCAAGTGTCTCTGGTGCTTTCTTTTCCAAAATGGACCTCAGTTTTTCATGCTCTTGTGAAACTTGAGTATGCtgcacaaagaaaatcagcatctactaaatgtactttctaaaaaaaaaaaaaaaaaaacagacaaatgcagtaatacaatataaatgtaaatacctGAGCTTGGGACACTGAAGTGGCCATAGGTTGAGATGATTCAGTCTCTTTGCATGATAAGAACAGCTGGAATCTATCTAAGTTCCTGATGTCTACATTCCTATCTACGTCAATAAATTCCTGAAATTGTGGGTTGAATTTCAGAATTCTCACAACAACATATCCAAGTTGTTCTGCCGATGCTGTTTCAATAAGATGCTCAGTGTTGCCAACATCATAGATCTTCCTTGAATATTCTCTCTCATCCCTGTAGATGGTGGcaagaacttgaaaaaaaaacttgttgcagTTTCTTGGTTCTGAAAACAAATTTGAGAAGAAATTAAACATgagaaatcttaaaaatatagtgccTTAACTCTCTATCTCCAGCACGCCACTCTACTCTACAGATAGCTAACTAACTGGGTtatctatgcattttttttttttattaaactattgaGTAAACTATGGAAGCAtgttcccgccacctaaaaaagtcaaaataatccagcacatttttttaattattattaagtaaactgctctcattattttgacatactaagtcattattttgagatagtaagtcattattttgagatactacgtcaTCATTTTGTGAACTGTTTTCTGCTGTAACAGTAAGGAGTTGACTAATTGAGTTCCACATCGCTGTTCTGCTcaattatacacatacataccatACAGAATAGTCGGAGCCACAGCCACTCTCTTTAACACACTAAAATAGAAGTCCAGtgtgttattaaattaatctaatctctccggaggcttattttgatattgtatgATTCttctaaaagcaccaatatttctCAATACCTCAGAATATTGaaatagtatctaaaaataatgacatactatctcaaaataatgagatagtatctcgaaatattgagatagtataccaaaataatgacttagtatctcaaaatatataaatataatatacttaatagcaaaaaaaaaaaaaagggctggattatttaattttttaggtggcaggaatgggcttccatagtttacCCAGgcagctagctaagctagttagttaacctaggttagctagtcatgcaCCAAATTTAGCCAGCTAGTTAATGTTGAGCTAACACTGTTAAAAACAGGCTGCTAATTCCAGCTACGTCCCTGTTTTGGCGCCATTTCCTGACTAAACAATGAAGTCGAGCTAAAGTTACACTAGCTGGCTGTCTTATTTGgagaactagctagctaacacgaATTTAcaacttaatatattttaaaatccaaatccagcattaaggctaatttagctaaccTATGTTGGCTTACTAGCTAGCATAGTAagctggggtgaagtctcctcagctgtctccttaCTTCGTCTGCAGTAAAGTTTGGTGGACTGgtggagctgatttgtctgccagctgatagtgttgatgatgaagatggtggaggtgagggtggtgttggtgctgatgaagatggtggaggtgggggtgatggtagtggtgatgaagatgaagatggaggaagtgaggaggatggtgctgatgaagatgatgatggaggagagagtggtggtggtgatgaagatggaggtgagggtgatggtggagttggaggtgatggtggtggagatgatggtgatgaaattcaagtagtctgtaacacagtgagtcacaccctcaatgtcctcaccatgtgggtgcagcagcacgctccagtcagtggtgtcatagcagtcccttagggcttcctctgcttcaggagaccagactctg includes the following:
- the LOC125801554 gene encoding zinc finger protein 850-like, producing MEPSPDMEKHQHSVKSFTKQSDLKNHQRIHTGEKPYHCSDCGKSFTKQSHLKRHQRIHTGEKPYHCFDCGKSFTQQGDLKIHQRIHTGEKPYYCSDCGKSFTKQSHLKRHQRIHTGEKPYHCFDCGKSFTKQSTLKKHQRIHTGEKPYHCSDCGKSFTKQSHLKRHQRIHTGEKPYHCFDCGKSFTKQSTLKRHQCIHTGEKPYYCSDCGKSFTKQSTLKRHQRIHTGEKPYYCSDCGKSFTEQSSLKSHQRIHTGEKPYHCSDCGKSFNQQSTLKIHQRIHTGEKPYHCSDCGKSFTKQSSLKIHQRIHTGEKPYHCSDCGKSFTQQSNLKIHQRIHTGEKPYHCSDCGKSFTEQSTLKIHQRIHTGEKPYYCFDCGKSFTEQSNLKIHQRIHTGEKPYHCSDCGKSFTKQSTLKIHQRIHTGEKPYYCFDCGKSFTLQSELILHQRIHTGEKPYHCSDCGKNFTRQNHLKIHQRVHTGEKPYYCSDCGKSFNQEGTLKIHQRIHTGEKPFYCSDCGNSFTKQNNLKLHQRIHTGEKPYHCSECGKSFTTQSNFKIHQRIHTGEKPYYCSDCGRSFTTQSNLKLHLRVHTGEKPYYCSDCGKSFIQEGNLKIHQRIHTGEKPYYCSDCGKSFNHQSTFKMHQRIHKGEKPYNCSDCGKSFTKQSTLKIHQRIHTGEKPYHCSDCGRSFNQQSNLKIHQRIHTREKMIPNLSHGN